From Juglans regia cultivar Chandler chromosome 8, Walnut 2.0, whole genome shotgun sequence, the proteins below share one genomic window:
- the LOC118349307 gene encoding EG45-like domain containing protein — protein sequence MGLGIRALIMVSMTICSLTSVANAAQGTATFYTPPYVPSSCYGFQNNGVMIAAASDAIWGNRAACGRSYRVRCIGSTNQGVPQPCKSTSVVVKIVDYCPPGCQGTIDLSREAFSAIANLNAGKIRIEYTQV from the exons ATGGGGTTGGGTATTCGTGCTTTGATCATGGTGTCCATGACCATATGTAGTCTCACATCAGTGGCAAATGCTGCACAGGGGACGGCTACTTTCTACACTCCTCCTTATGTTC CCTCTTCGTGCTATGGATTTCAAAACAATGGTGTCATGATAGCTGCCGCAAGCGATGCAATATGGGGGAATCGGGCAGCCTGTGGGAGAAGTTATAGAGTCAGATGCATCGGATCAACAAATCAGGGTGTACCACAACCTTGCAAGAGTACGAGCGTTGTGGTTAAAATTGTCGATTACTGTCCACCAGGATGTCAAGGAACCATCGATCTCTCTCGAGAAGCTTTCTCTGCAATAGCTAATCTTAATGCCGGAAAAATCAGAATTGAATATACTCA GGTTTGA